One region of Dehalococcoidia bacterium genomic DNA includes:
- a CDS encoding glycosyltransferase family 4 protein, whose amino-acid sequence MSHKLKVLFVHQHPWSYVQRDLLILQGVYDVRECHFRGLRDIYPLRRGVAWCDVAFAWFGSLHAFFTVAFARMLRKRTVVVAGGWDVGQPPDGMPYLWYKRWCPQYVFSHCDMTLTVSDFNTQEARANIPNISPVRCIYHGFEVDSFTPSRDVSKERSVLTVGTISHFYNERKGLPLFVQSARYLPNVQFRVVGGWWDSSIASLRALAPPNVTFLGEVSSQDILSIYRRSAAYVQASRHEAFACSLAEAMLCECVPVVTRSAALPEVVGDCGVYVQERTPEALARGISEALKRPELGPRARQRIVDCFPLEKRRREVLKTVEEVASSSQITT is encoded by the coding sequence GTGAGCCACAAGCTCAAAGTCCTTTTCGTTCATCAACACCCATGGTCGTACGTCCAGCGGGACCTCCTGATCCTCCAGGGCGTTTATGACGTTCGAGAGTGCCATTTTCGCGGATTGAGGGATATCTATCCCCTGCGGAGAGGCGTCGCCTGGTGCGACGTGGCCTTTGCGTGGTTCGGTTCATTGCACGCGTTCTTCACCGTGGCCTTCGCCCGGATGCTGCGCAAGCGCACGGTGGTGGTGGCGGGCGGATGGGACGTGGGGCAGCCGCCTGACGGCATGCCATACCTCTGGTACAAGCGCTGGTGCCCCCAGTACGTTTTCTCCCACTGTGATATGACGCTCACCGTCTCGGACTTCAATACTCAAGAGGCACGAGCCAATATCCCGAATATCAGCCCCGTCCGCTGCATCTACCATGGATTTGAAGTGGACAGCTTCACGCCTTCTCGGGACGTATCGAAAGAGCGCTCCGTCCTGACGGTGGGCACCATCTCTCACTTCTACAACGAGCGAAAGGGCCTCCCGCTTTTCGTCCAGTCTGCGCGTTACCTGCCCAATGTCCAGTTCCGAGTCGTGGGCGGATGGTGGGACTCCAGCATCGCCTCTCTCCGCGCTCTCGCTCCGCCCAACGTGACCTTCCTGGGCGAAGTCAGCAGTCAAGATATCTTGAGCATATACAGACGCTCCGCCGCTTACGTGCAGGCATCCCGCCACGAGGCGTTCGCGTGCTCCCTCGCCGAGGCAATGCTGTGCGAATGCGTGCCCGTGGTGACGCGCTCGGCTGCCCTGCCAGAGGTCGTCGGCGACTGCGGCGTCTATGTCCAAGAACGCACTCCCGAAGCCCTGGCACGCGGTATTAGCGAGGCATTGAAGCGTCCGGAGTTGGGGCCACGCGCCCGACAGCGCATCGTGGACTGCTTCCCGCTGGAAAAGCGACGCCGCGAGGTCTTGAAGACCGTTGAAGAAGTGGCATCCTCTAGCCAAATAACGACGTAG